A stretch of DNA from Caretta caretta isolate rCarCar2 chromosome 24, rCarCar1.hap1, whole genome shotgun sequence:
GTGCAGGCCCGCACCGACCAGCGGGTGGACACCGTGCGCCAGGGCCTGCAGCCCCTGATCGACAGCATCCGTGACAAGGGACAGCAGCGTCTGGGAGCCCTGAGCCAGGCCATGGGTGAGCAGAGCCAGAAGGTGCGCGATAGCCTGGGCACCCgggcccaggagctgcaggggcaccTGCAGGAGAAGGCTGAGGAGGTGCGGGGCTCCCTAGACCAGGCTGCTGAGCAGGTCCGCCAGTGGTTTGCACCCTTCCTGCAGGATGTCAGTGCCCAGTTACAGGCCCTGGTGGAGAAGCTGCAAGGGAAACTCCAGCTGTAACAGCCCCTGCTCACCCCACGCTGTGGCCCCCcaacagcccagagccctggcaaTCCAGGGGCCTGCATTCCCAGGTCCCCCACAGTACAGCCCTGCCCACTGATACCAAGCTAGCTGCGGAGGTGTGTGGCTCCCGGAGCAAACAGGCATGAGTCACTTCACCTGCTAAGCCTGCTCCAGACCTCCTGCAGGGGCCCAGTTCTTCATTGCCCCTGTGCATGAACCCCAGTGCATAGACATTGCCACTCCGACCCTGCATTCACACTTGGGACTGGTGGAAATGAAGCCACGAGACTCAGGGCAACCATGAATCTGGCCTTGAGCTGCGTTTGTGCAGGTCCTGGAGACCTGAGAGGGGATAACCTCTGCCCATCCCATTCTCCCCTCTCTAACCACAGCTGAATCTGatgccccatcccatccccactgTTAGATCTCCTGTGTTCACCAGTGCTTTCACCTGTAACTAAATAAATCCTTGCTTTGGGCACAAGATACTCGGGGCCTTTTCTTCTTTATGACCTAAATTTATGAGACACACACATTCAGATCCCCAGCTGCAGTAAATCAGCCGTAGCTCCAGGGGGGCCAGATCCTGGTCAACTGGCACTGCTCCGTGGGCCACAGGTGCAAGAAGTCCTCCCACCGCTATCCCATATTGCACTGCTCCATTCAGAATCGACCGATCTGGGCCCCTTGCTGCCGTCTACTGTCCAGGCTGGCATATGGATGTGAGCACGGCAGCAGGAgtgtaaagaggttattttacctctgtatttggcacaggtCTGatcgctgctggaatactgtgtgcagttctggggcCCACAATGCAAGGAGGATACTGATAAACTGGGGAGGGTTCAGAGActagccatgagaatgattaaagaattagcaAACCTGtcttgtagtgatagactcagagagctcaagctatttagcataacaaacagaaggttaaggggtgacttgatccccgCCTATACGTACTATTTCATAACGGGCTCCTCAGGTATCACAcactccagtggctggaagctgaagctcgataacttcagacaggaaataaggtgcaaattttttaCTGCTGACAGTAataaaccactggaacaatttaccgagggtcgtggtggattctccatcactggcaatttttaaacaaagatgTTTTTCTAATAGCTCTTCTTCGGGAATCATTGTGGGACAGGTCAGTGGCCTGTGCTATGgaaggggtcagactagatgaacagaATGGTCCCacctggccttagaatctatcaATCCGCTGCAAACATGGTATTAGTTCAACTAATCTGAGGCGTTCAGCAGATACtggtgctgcagcagggcagggccaAACCCCCAGCCTACCTGCCAACACTCACTGCTGCTTTCCCCTGAATCCCCCCTCCCAGCAGTGTTCGGGATCCCAACAGATGCTCCCAACCCCCCATTCACAGACACGGCCCTTAGCTTGGGGCCCTCTGGGTTCTGACTTGTCCCAGATGCTTATCTTCCAGCACCTTCAGTGGGAAATGCTGCTAACCAGCCCCACCCTGATCCCTCCCTAAACACTCACAACCAAGTCTGTTGGGTAAAGTCTCTCACCATTGGCTCCGGGGGAGTTACATCAGCATGAAATTTGGTCCATTGTGTTTCAAAGgacttccccagctctgctcctgccccactggaGAACACATTCCCCCTGCCTACCTCCACCGCAGCAGGTCTGCTCCATGGATGGTTCTCTGGGGTGTGGGGTGGAAGTCAAAAAGGTTCCTTCTCCCTttactcatgctcaaataaattggttagtctctaaggtgccacaagtactccttttctccctttACTGTAATAGCAAACAAACCAGCTGTTTTTGTGATGCCAGAGACCCAGGGAACGAGCACACGTAGGTTATAAACATCCCCCACTGTGCCCTGGAGCACAGCTGCCTGTGGGCCTCTCAGCCCAAGCTGTGACTGTTCAACACACATTTATATTGGCTTCATCACAACCACAACTTTTCTAAGCACTGGGGAAACTTCCTCTGGCAAACCAAAGTTCCGCTCCTGCCCCAGCATTTCAGCCCACACTTTCTAGGAGAGCAGCGGCCTTTATTAGCCTTGTTATTCCAGCTAAGCTCATGTCATTTGGGCATGCAAATGTGAGCCGGTGGGGTGCCGAGTgcctttgacaatctggccctaattcaGGAATTCCATTCTGCctccaaaaggaaaaggagtacttgtggcaccttagagactaaccaatttatttgagcatgctcaaataaattggttagtctctaaggtgccacaagtactccttttctttttgcgaatacagactaacacggctgttactctgaattctgcCTCCAGTTTCAGCTGGGTTTAAGTTCACATTGTCTCCCGAAGGGCTGGTGTTCTGTAGTGTTAAAcagccccacacccctccccacagGCAGCTCAGGACAACGGgaccctgtataaacagccccccggtgccctgccccaccccacaggcaGCTGCCACTCCGCTCAGGACAAGAAgaccctgtataaacagccccccatgccccacccaagaggcagctgcattttagTGCCAGAAGAGGGGACCCTGGATAAACAGCCCCCATGCCCTAGGCttcatctcagtgctgggggagggggtccctGTGTAAACAGACCCTCTCATTTCTGGGCTCCACATACAAGTTGGGGGTGAAATGTCTCTGCTGATTCTGGCGTGACCGCCCAAGCCCCATTGCAGGTTGTGCCAGGCAGCTGTGGCTCCATGCAGACAGCAGCCTGAtgcctttcctgcccccccatgcCCTCCCTCAGACATAATTTGCCATTGCCCTCTGCACCATCCACAGTGACTCACACCACTGGCTATTGCTGCTGGTCTCACCTGCTGGTGCTTTGCACTCACTGTGCCCTGGCAGAGAAGACTGGACAGAAGTGACATCttcagaacaggtttcagaggggtagctgtgttagtctgtaccagtaaaaccacaaggactcctcgttgtttgtACCTTCAGAACAGGGGCTAGCTAGGCAGCATAGGCCTCAGTTTACATTAGTGAAAAGTGGATGCACTTCCTTTTTCTGGTGTGAGCAACCAcacagtggggcagggagctgggcacaggCTTTTATCTTCCCCTGTTCTCAGCAGCTGCAAAGCCACCTCACAAACAGCTGATATTTTGCTAAGGCAGAGGCATCACCAGGGTccactgtcacacacacacgcttccAAGTGCTGAGTGTCGGAGCAAGTTTTGACTCTTGGGAAGATATGCCGTGTGGCTGTTAGTTTGGGACTATGCAAATTCTGCATAGAGGCAGCTTTGGGAGCCAGGGAGCTGTGCAAGGCAGAGTGGCGCCATGGGAACTGGTGGTGATTCCTGGGAGAAGGGCTTTCCCTACGTATtgtttgcccaccactgttccaggactagctgtagGTGGGTAAACAAAGCCGGTTCAACTTAAACTGTATCCAGGTTCCATGTCACAGCTTTCTGTCCACTAATAATCTGACATGCAGGGCCTGGGACACCTGCTGCCACTGTCTGGAAGAGATGCACTGTACTGGGTTCAGTGCAGGGGGAACTGGGTGAAAGAATGTGGCCTGTTTTAGACTGGATAGAATGGTCCCATCTGGGCTTACGCTCAGGCTCTGTgagtgtaatgctgacagaccccggttgttggcaggcaggatcgaacctgggacctcagtgcatgagtctctacagcAGGAACTAGCagtctcattttctctctctttctctaagtggtctcagtgccgcTAGATGGGGGACAacgccacacccaggaggtgtgtaggTTACATGAGCACCCAACCCCTGCtgtagcccagggctgtgggtttGGCGCTCGGGCACGTCTGGGGCATTTCTAGGCCAAGCCTTTGGAACGTGCTGGGGCCACCTGactttgttttccagccagcgcTGGGGTTTGGCTTGTGAATGACTCAGCCGCGGCCTGAGCTTTCACAATCCGAAACCTCaagctgaaaaaagaaaacgCCAGGGAGGGGAAGATGGAATTGGGTTTCTCAGCAAAAACGAAGCATTTCTCAATGCAGGCTGCTTATAAGAGAAGAAGGAGCTGGCGATACAGACCCTGCCAGGAGCGGTTCCTAGCGGGCAGAGCTCAAGCAGCCTGGAGAAGAGCGTGTGCGACTGCGGGGGGATGAACTGAGCTTCAGAGCAGTGAAGGCAGATAACCTCCAGCTCTGGCAGGGCTCCTCCCAGCCAGGCCCCACAGGGACCCCTTTGTGCTGCCTCCAGCCTGGGGAGCCCAACTGGGGCTGGGCCTACCCCAGTGGAGTTGGGCGGAGTCAGTGATGGAGCTGGCATCTCCTGGGGTGGGGAACTGGCCAGTGGGGGAAGGACTCGGGCTCCGCATGGGCTGCATTTCCTTTTCCTGGCCACAGGAATTTCCCCTGGTGTGGAGGGGCTGAACACTGCAAATGcctgagggggaggaaggggaagggggagggagaggcagctgcagaggagacaaaAAAGAGATTCCTTTGGGAAAGGTGTTGGGAAACAAGTCCTAACAGTGGGTGCTGAGGGGGGGAGAGATGGAGgagggggcgaggtggggggtTGAtcgtagggttgccagttttgtttGGAGTCTGGATtccagggagaaactgttgaattggaattcatttgcaaattggatacaattaacttaggcttgaatagagactgggagtggctaagtcattatgcaaggtaacctatttccccttgttttttcctaccccccccccccagacgttcttgttaaactctggatttgtgctggaaatggcccaccttgattatcatacacattgtaaggagaggtttcagagtaacagccgtgttagtctgtattcggaaaaagaaaaggagactaaccaatttatttgagcatgagctttcgtgagctacgaaagctcatgctgaaataaattggttagtttctaaggtgccacaagtactcctttttttttattgtaaggagagtgatcactttagataagctattaccagcaggagagtggggtggggggaggtattttttcatgctttgtgtgtataaaaagatcttctacactttccacagtatgcatccgatgaagtgagctgtagctcacgaaagcttatgctcaaataaattggttagtctctaaggtgacccAAGTACtcctaatctttaattaaagattaagctTTAATTCCTATAACCTCCAGGACaattcctggagggttggcaacactaGGGGAGTCCACTCCCAGGGAGGAGGGCTAGGGCTctgtgggctgggggaggggctgggagccccagatctgggggggggctgtgagcgCAGGGAATCACTTGCCCGTGGGAAGTGTCAGGAGAGCCATCACTCCGGCTATGCTGGGCCCGCTGACAATGGAGTTTTCCAGCAGCCTCTCCAGCCAAACCACCTCCACTCCTAAACCAGGTTGCCCAGGGCAGACGCAGGCCAAACCAGCAGGAGCCTGGCTCAGTTCACAGGGCTCCTGGCAGCGGCAGGCAGTGAACGCTCTTAGTGCAACTCGGCCAAATGGGTCTAGGCCTGTCCCCAAAGGCTCCGGGAAACCTCCAAGTCCACAGGCCTTGGCTCAGAGACAGCATCTGCAGGTGGGGCCGGCTGGGTCAGTCACTGCCTGGCCCTCTGCCCCTGGGGGTGGTAGGGTGACCacacagcaaatgtgaaaaatcaggacgggggtgggggggtaacaggagcctatataagaaaaagacccaaaaattgggactgtccctataaaatcgggacatctcgTCACCctagggggtgggtgggtagacTAGAGGGGATGTCCCTGTAGGTGGGCATCAACCCTTGATGATAATAACAGCCCCCCCCAGGGCATGCATGGACTGTAGGGGATGAGCCCCCCTAACCTCCGGGGAGGAACAGACTGTAGGGGAccatcccagcccctgccccctgaagcccctttccctccctcccactgcacTTTTTCTTTTATCCTGGCCTGACTGACTTTCTTTAACCTCCCCACTgtgcctgtctgtctgtgtccatctCTCTCTGCAGAAGTGGCATCAGTTTCACTGAAGCTGTGGTTTTCCGTAGGTTTGTTTAAGGTGGTAAAAATATGGATGAAGCTGAACTGAAATGACTCCTGAGCTTGCAGCATTTGGTGTGTTTTCTTAcatctccagctcctggagtcctgtgatgtATGGGAGATTCTTGgctttaatttaaacaaatcCAGTACATTTCTGGCCCCCTGGCTTTGGAGAAAAGTACCAGTACAGGCTCATATACCAGAGGGCAAAGCAGgaggcagtgctgggggcagaggggatatAGCTCTGAAGGCACAGCAGcgagagcaggggctgctgactgGGCACCcagttccagcagcagcagagaagttaGCCCGAGGTAGCCTGTGTCCCCACCCACCAGGGCATGCTGTCcagggcaggagggtctggggcttCCCACAGAAGCCTGGACTGACCCGCTCTGGCCCAGGttcctgggaccctccccctgCGGTCACTGCTCCCCAGGACTCCGCTGGCTCCGAATACAGGTCCCTCTGCCTGGGCAGCTTTTACTGGTTGCAAGCAGCCAGCACTCTGGCCTCTGAgctggtcagggggcggggccacagaGAGGGATGGGGCCTCGTGGCAAGGAGAGGTACAGCTCACCAATTTTGTCTGGCCcatctcagcccccccacccccactaggAAGAGGCTGGTGCTTCCCATGGGGCAAAGGCACaatattatcattatttttattaccacaAAGCTCAGGCACCCTAGTACCCCACTGTGTCAGGTGCTGCACAGCCAGAGCAAAGAGCTGGTCCCTGCCCCACGGAGCTTACAGTCCAAGTATCAGAGGAGAGACACCACCAGGGCAGGGGGGGTGGCGAGCACAAGACAACACAGAGACAATAACGGAGCAGAGCCCAACAGGTATTGGGGTTTACAGCTTCATGACTTTTCAGCTGAGCTCCTGTTTCTTTGGGGTCCGGCGAATGCGATTAGCCTACGTGGGGCTGGCGATCCCCAAGGGCACTAGTGTAAGCCCCCCCAGCTAAATAAACGCTTCTGGAGGATACTAACAGGGAATCCCAGCTGACACACTGGGTGTgaccccccaccctgctgcacctggggggagggggtagcttGGTCTGTGCTAGGCACAGGAGGGACAGTGCAAACTAGGCACTGGAGGGACACACTGGCCCTTCCCCGCCCCATGCTGATTGTCTGtttgctccacccccacccccctttcccatCTTCACTCCGCCCCTGCCCCTCACCGCCCCTGccttttccccctcacccccttcccttttcttctcaTTTAGCTGATCTCCTCCTACTAAACCCAGCCAAGACTAGACACCATGAACATGCCATTTGTGGCCAGTACTTTGGTCACGGGCTGGGGCTGTCTGGCAGGCCCTGTCCCCCACGCTGTTTGTGCAGCGctcagcacaacggggccctggtctTGGGGGTCCTTAGGCATGGCCATGAGCTCCTTGATTTGTAATAacagctcttcccccacccctggttGCTCCCCAGCTGGGTTTTCATTTCCCCATGGCACAGACTAATAATTAAGAGGCCTTggaagagcagggagggaggggtcagGTTTCCCCCCCACCAGGCAGAGGGGGCGGATGACGGAGGCAGGATGGTTTATAGGGAGCTGGAGCTCGGGAAGCTGCATCCCAGCTCCGGAGATTGCTTAATTCCAGCTGCAGTGAGTGGGGCTAGGGTGGCGTGTGGAGGCAGTGGGACTGGAGGGGTGCACAAAGAGGGGAATGGGGGCTTGTTCGCCAAGATGGGGGAcctggtggggagggcagggagctcagtggagtGAGGACGGGTAGAGGGGTCTGGGGGATGCATTTGAGCGGACTGCAGGCTTGGGGCTGTAACTCCCTGAGTGGAAGAACCCACTTCCCTCTGGCATTAACTTGACCTCCCCAGAGGATATGGGGCAAATAGGGACCTGTGGGGTATGTGTGGGGCGGggaatgtggggggagagacagagattCTTGTGGGGAACAGGGCACTGTGCAGAGAGAAccaaggggggaggagaggaggtttGTGGGATGTGTGGGGTTCATGGAGGTGTTTGTGGGGGGCATGATAATGTGGGAGTAGAGGGAGGCAGTTGGGGTCCATGTGCGATTTGGGGGGGGTGTCTATCCGGGGGAGATGGGACCAATTCAGGttcaggggaggcagtggggtccATGTGGGGTTAGGGGGGTGTCAGTGTGGGGGggcactgcaggatcagggaaaGAAGTGGGGTCTGtgggggagaggcagtggggCCCATGTGGGGTTGAGGCAGGTCTGTGGGGGggcactgcaggatcaggggaggagtggggtctgtgtggggggagGTAGTGGGGTCCGTGTGGGGTGCGGGAGTGTCTGTGCAGGGGGGGACCAGtggtactggaacaatttttatactggggatgctgagagccattgaaccaaactgtaaacatgggctataatggaaactacttcaagccagagggtgcagcagcagccctaGTTCTAGCAGCTAGGGGGGGACCACGGTAGGATTAGGGGAGGCAGTGGAGTCCATGGGGGGGTGTTCGTGGGGGGGCACTGCAGGGtcaggggaggagtggggtctGTGTGGGGCGAGACAGAGGGGTCCATGTGGGGCTGCAGGGGTGTCTGTGCAGGGGggcactgcaggatcaggggaggaagtggggtcCATGTGGGGTTGGGTGGGTGTCTCGGCGAGGGCCGTGTAATCCGCAGCCAGAGGCACTGGCTAGGTCCCTACCCCAGGGTAGGTCAGTGCATTTGGGACCAGTCTCGAGGTCACATCCTCCCCCCCTCTGCACAGGGACACACCAAGTCCAGTGACCATGCGGCCTGCAGTGTCCATTTCTCTGATCCTCGTGGCTCTGACGGTCCTGGCAGGTAAGAGCCCCGATTCCTCAGGGAAACAGAGCTGGGTCAAtgggggtctcagagcctgggggaggagattgtgcgtgtgagaggggagggagagagccagGGGAAGGGTGTGGGCCAGGGTGAgagaggagcagggagcatgtcAGACCAGTCTATCCAGTCTCTGCCTCGCCCATGGTGGGCAGCACTGATCTTTGCTGCGTGTTCATGCAGCGCCCGCCCCCATGGGACCAACAGCTGCCCTAGCAACACCTCAGTAGAGATTATAAATAACTCTGTGGCTCAGGGATGCCGGGGATCTTGTCAGCAACAGTGGGGCTCATTGAAACCAGGGCCATGCGTTTTGCACCTGCAGTGTGCCacgtgtgtgtgcacgtgcatgcAATGTGCCagggtgtgcatgcatgtgtgcaaTGTGCCGTGTGTGTGTAAAACCACAAACAGGAGCAGCTCCACATCTGAAGCAAATTACATCTCTGAGCTGCCAGAACCAAACAGTAGCCCTGAGACTTCTGAAAAAAGCTAAAATCTCCACAGGCTGCTACTCAGCAACCCAGCTCCAACCACCCCAGCGTCTGTGTGGagtctggggtgggcagggctgagggagcGCGATGGGTGGTCTGGCATTTAAAGGGGATCAAGGGTGATTAACCTCAAGCAACACAAAGTCTCCCAGGGGCTCCAGAGCCAGGTACCAGAAGCAGAAAAGCTAACTGTGAAAAGGGCTGAGAATTCACCCCGTGACAAGCGTGTTTCAGAGACTATGGGGAAACACCCCCAAGGCACAGAATgacgagatcagggccccaccgTGCTGGGCACTGGACTGACACAAAGAGCTGACCATGTACATGCACACACCCCCCTGGCACCTTGCTCACAtgggcacacacacaaacacccctcctcctccagcacaTTGCACGAGCACGCTCACAAACACACGCCCTGGCACACTGCACGGGTGTGGTGAGTCGAGTTTAGGCTGTAGGCATTCTCCGTCTCCCTTTCAGACTCCGCTCAGGCTCAACCGACAGAGCTAACCCTGTCCgaaaagtttgagaacttccAGAACAGGCTGCAGGCCTTTGCTGACAGCATTGCAGATAGAACCAAAGCTGCCTTCCAAGAACTGCATCACAGCGAGCTGAGCGAAAAGACCCGGTGAGTCACAGGGGCCTCGGTGTGGCGGCAGGGCTCCTGCAGAAACCAGTGACACTGCGACTGTCACCTGGAGCTAAGCAGAGGTGGGGCCTGTTCCAGGCTTGGCTGGGAGGCTGCAGGAAGAGTttgtactggggggagggggaggtgctgcagGAGATGCTCTTCCCAGCCCACCCACACAATCAGCTCCAGCCAATTGTGCAGTGCCATGACCCCCCTGCTCTGGTCTCACAGGACAGTTGACATTGTAAatgatgttgacatttaaattagcACTGCTGAGCATGAGTTAACTCCTCAGTGAGATCCCCTGCAGgctttctgcagactcaggcagatgtcaCTGCGCTGGTCACGCTTGGGACAGATCCCCCCTCTCGGAGCTCAGGCAGGGACTGGCGCTCACTCTGTGTGCGCTGCACCTGGCAAAGGAGCACCAGACCTCAGTCAGGGCCGGTGCGGTGCTGGCAGGATGGAAGCTTGACCTtggtcagggtctgtgcagcgctTGGTGGCACTATGGGGCCTCTGAGCTAGGTCACTACTGAAATATGAATAATGTATCATGTGAAGCAATCCCACGATTGGGAAGTGTGGCGAAATCCAGCTGGCTGAGAGGCGCAGCAGATAAACTAGTACGATTTAGTTCACAGTTGGGACTGAGCTGGCCTCATTATCCTCACAGCTCCCAGGAGAGGCGGCTACACTAGAAAGGAAACACCCATTCCTTAGTCATGTGTCAAAATCACTGTAATTAACTGTAATTAACTATAACGACCAGGTGGCTGCTGAGATTTGCCAGCATCTACCAGAGGGATGCTGGCTCTGTTAGCTGCTCCTAGACGGTAGTGTCAAAAATCAGGGCAGCTTTGCACTGTTCACAAGGGCAAAGCCCAGGGATT
This window harbors:
- the APOC1 gene encoding apolipoprotein C-I: MRPAVSISLILVALTVLADSAQAQPTELTLSEKFENFQNRLQAFADSIADRTKAAFQELHHSELSEKTRNWFSEQFQKMKEKFNEKFSRDRSD